The DNA region AATTTATTTTGATAGGAAAAAATTACTCCAGGTCTTCCTTAATCTTATTAACAATTCTGTTGACTCTTTTATTGATAAAGGAAAAATTAAAATTTATATCTATGCTTCTGCTGAAACTGGAAAACCAACTGTTTGTTGGGAAATTCATGATAATGGCTGTGGTATTAAACCAGAAGATAGAGAAAAAATTTTCGAGGATTTTTTTACAAGCAAAAAAAATGGAGTTGGACTTGGATTGGGCCTTTGCAGGTCAATCTTAAATGAGTATAACGCTGAAATTTCATTTACTAGTGAAGTAAATAAAGGGACAACTTTTAAAATAAGATTTAATGGGACAGAGTAAGAATGAATAGGAACAAAATATTAATTGTTGATGACGATGAGCTTGTTTGTACTTCCTTAAAAAAAGCATTAGTTAAATTGGGCTATGAAACTGAAGTTTGTGTAGATGCAAACGATGCATTAGATATTATAAAACGTTTTGAGCCGGATGTAATTCTTCTCGATATTTATTTGACAAAATTAAACGGTTTGGACTTACTAAAAGAAGCTAAGAAAAAGTTCAACCATATTCCTGTAATAATGATTACTGGTTACTCCGATGTTAACATAGCAGTAAAGGCAATTAAATATGGCGCGTATGATTTTTTACTTAAGCCTATAGATTTGGAACAGTTGAACTTTGTGATAAAAAAAGCTTTAGAGAATTTGGCTCTTCGATTAGAAATTGATAAACTGCAAGAAATTTTAGCTTCCGACAAAATTACAAAAGAATACTTTGGACCAAGCAAGAAGATTCAAAAAATTGTTAACATAGCAGAGAAATTGGCTAAAAGTCCCGATACTACAATTTTGTTGGAGGGTGAAAGCGGCACGGGTAAAGAGGTCTTTGCAAAGTTTATCCATCAAAACAGTCCAAGGTACAATAAAGCTTTTGTGAAAATTAATTGTGCCGCTATTCCAAGAGAATTGGCAGAAAGTGAACTTTTTGGACATGAAAAGGGCGCTTTCACTGGTGCCCAGCAAAAAACAAAGCTTGGTAAATTTGAACTGGCAGACGGAGGTACTATATTATTGG from Melioribacteraceae bacterium 4301-Me includes:
- a CDS encoding sigma-54-dependent transcriptional regulator; the protein is MNRNKILIVDDDELVCTSLKKALVKLGYETEVCVDANDALDIIKRFEPDVILLDIYLTKLNGLDLLKEAKKKFNHIPVIMITGYSDVNIAVKAIKYGAYDFLLKPIDLEQLNFVIKKALENLALRLEIDKLQEILASDKITKEYFGPSKKIQKIVNIAEKLAKSPDTTILLEGESGTGKEVFAKFIHQNSPRYNKAFVKINCAAIPRELAESELFGHEKGAFTGAQQKTKLGKFELADGGTILLDEVGELSLDLQVKLLRVLQEKKFYRVGGEKEISVDVRVIAATNKNLEDEVNNGKFREDLYYRLNVAKIQIPPLRERKEDIPFLTYSLLKELGIKLNREVEFVEDEVIDFLKNYYWKGNIRELQNALERAILLMDGNRFRIDHINFLVDKFDKENEVINKDEFLLKIPSNGIKIDTVIKKLILETLKITNGNQVRAAKILGLSRSKLRYRMEQLGIEIKKNIA